The genomic stretch TTGCTCGTATTGTACCGGCCATAGAAGCTATCAAAGAAGCGGTAGATGTGCCAATCTCTATTGATACATACAAAGCAAAAACAGCAGAAGCTGCTATAAATGCAGGAGCGACAATCATCAATGATATTTGGGGAGCGAAATACGACCCGGACATGGCGAAGGTAGCGGCGCGCTACGACGTGCCAATCATCTTGATGCATAATCGAGAACACATGCAGTATAAGGATTTGCTTTCGGATATGATAGCTGATCTGGAGGGATGTATACAAATTGCCCTAGACGCAGGCGTAAACAAGGAAAACATATGGCTGGATCCGGGTATAGGGTTTGCGAAGAACTTGGAGGAAAATATGACGGCCATGCGTCAGTTAGACAAGCTGTCGGCTATGGGTTACCCGGTGCTGCTCGGTACTTCGAGAAAAAGGTTTATCGGCACAATACTTGATTTACCAGCGGATGAACGAGATGAAGGCACTGCCGCTACGGTAGCATATGGTATCACAAAAGGTGTGCATATGGTTCGAGTACATGAAGTGAAGCGAACAGCACGAATTGCGAAAATGATGGATGCTTTAGTTCAGGAGGAATAAATAATGGATAAAATACATTTAAATCAACTGCAGTTCTACGGCTATCATGGTCTGTTTCCAGAGGAAAACAAGCTTGGACAGCGGTTTACAGTCGATGCTGTTTTAGAATTAGATCTTCGTAAAGCCGGTGAAACGGATGACATGACGCAGTCGATACATTATGGACAAGCATACGATATTATTAAAACAGTGGTTGAAGGTCGGGCGAAAAATCTTATTGAAGCAGTGGCAGAAGAGCTTGCCAAGCAGCTATTCCATGCTTTTTCTCTTCTGGAGGCATGCACAATCAAGGTAATTAAACCTAATCCGCCAATTGCAGGACATTATGAATCAGTGGCAGTTGAAATTAGGCGGGAGCGCTCATGAAGCCGGCGTGGATTGCTTTAGGATCGAACATACAGCCAAAAGAATTATATTTGCAGCAGGCAGTCCAAAAGCTGGCAGATAGTCAGGGTATTGTGCTTAAACAAATATCAACAGTTTACGAGACAGAACCAGTCGGCTATGAAGAACAAGATCAGTTTCTTAATCTTGTGGTAGAAGTGGATACGAGCTTGACTCCCAAGGAACTGCTGCGGGCGTGTCAGCATATTGAGCAAGAACTGGGAAGAGAGCGCGTCATCAGATGGGGGCCTCGAACAGTAGACCTTGACATTTTGCTGTATAGTAATGAGAATATGGACATTGAAGAACTTATTCTCCCGCACCCGCGCATGCACGAACGAGCCTTTGTTTTAGTGCCATTAGCTGAAATAGTTCCGCGCCTCCGCCTCAATGGGAGAGAAGTGAAGGAATGGCTGGAAACAATGACTGCGGAAGAGGTGCAAGGCGTAAGGGTTTGGGGTTCTTTGCATAGATAGAGACATACAGGAGGTAGTGAAGTTGTTCAATATAGGTGATATCACCATTAAGAACCGTGTAATATTGGCGCCGATGGCTGGTATCAGTAACTCTGCATTCCGTTTAACTGTAAAAGAATTCGGTGCAGGCGTCGTGTGCGCAGAAATGATTAGTGATAATGGAATCGTGACTCGTAATGCAAAAACGATGAACATGCTTTATATAGATGAGCAGGAAAAGCCAATGAGCTTACAGATTTTTGGATCAAATCCAGAAACGTTGGTAGAGGCAGCTAAGTTCGTTGATCAAAATACAACAGCAGATATTATTGATATTAATATGGGATGCCCGGC from Terribacillus sp. DMT04 encodes the following:
- the folP gene encoding dihydropteroate synthase, with translation MKRKIGKKEYDLTKQTLVMGILNVTPDSFSDGGSYTDVEAAVQQARKLVEEGAHVLDIGGESTRPGFEPVAAEEEIARIVPAIEAIKEAVDVPISIDTYKAKTAEAAINAGATIINDIWGAKYDPDMAKVAARYDVPIILMHNREHMQYKDLLSDMIADLEGCIQIALDAGVNKENIWLDPGIGFAKNLEENMTAMRQLDKLSAMGYPVLLGTSRKRFIGTILDLPADERDEGTAATVAYGITKGVHMVRVHEVKRTARIAKMMDALVQEE
- the folB gene encoding dihydroneopterin aldolase, which gives rise to MDKIHLNQLQFYGYHGLFPEENKLGQRFTVDAVLELDLRKAGETDDMTQSIHYGQAYDIIKTVVEGRAKNLIEAVAEELAKQLFHAFSLLEACTIKVIKPNPPIAGHYESVAVEIRRERS
- the folK gene encoding 2-amino-4-hydroxy-6-hydroxymethyldihydropteridine diphosphokinase, which gives rise to MKPAWIALGSNIQPKELYLQQAVQKLADSQGIVLKQISTVYETEPVGYEEQDQFLNLVVEVDTSLTPKELLRACQHIEQELGRERVIRWGPRTVDLDILLYSNENMDIEELILPHPRMHERAFVLVPLAEIVPRLRLNGREVKEWLETMTAEEVQGVRVWGSLHR